A genomic segment from Gadus morhua chromosome 4, gadMor3.0, whole genome shotgun sequence encodes:
- the lhx6a gene encoding LIM/homeobox protein Lhx6 isoform X1 — translation MYWKNEVSSPLSEGNKIMSEGISTKQLMSGRQQSAPGAPVRCLETKHTILMSHSDGESQRSAMEREDGSSPSPASTPSGCSPTSTAGSEQSAGKNNTCASCGLEIVDRYLLKVNNLIWHVRCLQCSVCRTSLRQHNSCYIKNKEIFCKMDYFSRFGTKCARCGRQIYASDWVRRARGNAYHLACFACFSCKRQLSTGEEFGLVEEKVLCRVHYDTMVENLKRAAENGSGITLEGAVPTEQDTQPKPAKRARTSFTAEQLQIMQAQFAQDNNPDAQTLQKLADMTGLSRRVIQVWFQNCRARHKKHTPQHSGGPQGHPQSRIPSSLPDELHYSPFGSPERARMVALHGYIDSHPFSVLTSQSHPHQAMSLPQLPLSR, via the exons ATGTACTGGAAAAATGAAGTTTCGTCCCCTCTGTCCGAGGGAAACAAGATTATGTCCGAAGGAATTTCCACTAAACAG CTGATGTCCGGCCGGCAGCAGAGCGCGCCGGGAGCCCCTGTGCGCTGCTTGGagaccaaacacacaatccTGATG TCTCATTCGGACGGAGAGTCCCAGCGGTCCGCCATGGAGCGGGAGGACGGGTCCTCGCCCAGCCCCGCGTCGACCCCGTCGGGCTGCTCGCCCACCTCCACCGCCGGCTCGGAGCAGTCGGCCGGGAAGAATAACACGTGTGCGAGCTGCGGCCTGGAGATTGTGGATAGATACTTACTCAAG GTGAACAACTTAATCTGGCACGTGCGTTGTCTGCAGTGCTCGGTGTGCAGGACGTCGCTTCGTCAACACAACAGCTGCTACATCAAAAACAAAGAGATCTTCTGTAAAATGGATTATTTCAG TAGGTTCGGTACTAAGTGTGCACGCTGCGGTCGGCAGATCTACGCCAGCGACTGGGTGCGGCGGGCCCGGGGCAATGCTTACCACTTGGCGTGTTTCGCCTGCTTCTCATGTAAGAGGCAGCTGTCGACCGGAGAGGAGTTTGGcttggtggaggagaaggtccTGTGCCGGGTGCATTACGACACCATGGTGGAAAACCTCAAACGGGCTGCCGAGAACG GCAGTGGAATAACCCTGGAAGGAGCCGTTCCAACAGAGCAGGACACCCAGCCCAAACCGGCCAAGAGGGCGCGGACGTCCTTCACAGCAGAACAACTGCAG ATCATGCAGGCTCAGTTCGCCCAAGACAACAACCCCGACGCCCAGACGCTGCAGAAGCTTGCAGACATGACGGGGCTGAGCAGGAGGGTTATACAG GTCTGGTTTCAAAACTGCAGAGCaagacacaaaaaacacaccccGCAGCACAGCGGGGGACCCCAGGGACACCCCCAGTCCCGGATCCCGTCCTCGCTGCCGGATGAGCTTCATTACTCGCCCTTCGGGAGTCCTGAGAGGGCGCGCATGGTGGCCCTCCATGGCTACATCGACA GTCACCCCTTCTCCGTCCTCACCTCCCAGAGCCACCCCCACCAGGCCATGTccctaccacagctgcccctcagtcgctag
- the lhx6a gene encoding LIM/homeobox protein Lhx6 isoform X2 — MYWKNEVSSPLSEGNKIMSEGISTKQLMSGRQQSAPGAPVRCLETKHTILMSHSDGESQRSAMEREDGSSPSPASTPSGCSPTSTAGSEQSAGKNNTCASCGLEIVDRYLLKVNNLIWHVRCLQCSVCRTSLRQHNSCYIKNKEIFCKMDYFRFGTKCARCGRQIYASDWVRRARGNAYHLACFACFSCKRQLSTGEEFGLVEEKVLCRVHYDTMVENLKRAAENGSGITLEGAVPTEQDTQPKPAKRARTSFTAEQLQIMQAQFAQDNNPDAQTLQKLADMTGLSRRVIQVWFQNCRARHKKHTPQHSGGPQGHPQSRIPSSLPDELHYSPFGSPERARMVALHGYIDSHPFSVLTSQSHPHQAMSLPQLPLSR; from the exons ATGTACTGGAAAAATGAAGTTTCGTCCCCTCTGTCCGAGGGAAACAAGATTATGTCCGAAGGAATTTCCACTAAACAG CTGATGTCCGGCCGGCAGCAGAGCGCGCCGGGAGCCCCTGTGCGCTGCTTGGagaccaaacacacaatccTGATG TCTCATTCGGACGGAGAGTCCCAGCGGTCCGCCATGGAGCGGGAGGACGGGTCCTCGCCCAGCCCCGCGTCGACCCCGTCGGGCTGCTCGCCCACCTCCACCGCCGGCTCGGAGCAGTCGGCCGGGAAGAATAACACGTGTGCGAGCTGCGGCCTGGAGATTGTGGATAGATACTTACTCAAG GTGAACAACTTAATCTGGCACGTGCGTTGTCTGCAGTGCTCGGTGTGCAGGACGTCGCTTCGTCAACACAACAGCTGCTACATCAAAAACAAAGAGATCTTCTGTAAAATGGATTATTTCAG GTTCGGTACTAAGTGTGCACGCTGCGGTCGGCAGATCTACGCCAGCGACTGGGTGCGGCGGGCCCGGGGCAATGCTTACCACTTGGCGTGTTTCGCCTGCTTCTCATGTAAGAGGCAGCTGTCGACCGGAGAGGAGTTTGGcttggtggaggagaaggtccTGTGCCGGGTGCATTACGACACCATGGTGGAAAACCTCAAACGGGCTGCCGAGAACG GCAGTGGAATAACCCTGGAAGGAGCCGTTCCAACAGAGCAGGACACCCAGCCCAAACCGGCCAAGAGGGCGCGGACGTCCTTCACAGCAGAACAACTGCAG ATCATGCAGGCTCAGTTCGCCCAAGACAACAACCCCGACGCCCAGACGCTGCAGAAGCTTGCAGACATGACGGGGCTGAGCAGGAGGGTTATACAG GTCTGGTTTCAAAACTGCAGAGCaagacacaaaaaacacaccccGCAGCACAGCGGGGGACCCCAGGGACACCCCCAGTCCCGGATCCCGTCCTCGCTGCCGGATGAGCTTCATTACTCGCCCTTCGGGAGTCCTGAGAGGGCGCGCATGGTGGCCCTCCATGGCTACATCGACA GTCACCCCTTCTCCGTCCTCACCTCCCAGAGCCACCCCCACCAGGCCATGTccctaccacagctgcccctcagtcgctag